The Cuculus canorus isolate bCucCan1 chromosome 37, bCucCan1.pri, whole genome shotgun sequence genome segment GgaggccctgggtgtgagggtctggaggccctgggtgtgagggtctggtggccctgggtgtgagggtctggaggccctgggtgtgagggtctgatggccctgggtgtgagggtctggtggccctgggtgtgagggtctggtgGCCCTGAGTGTGAGGGTCCGgaggccctgggtgtgagggtctggaggccctgggtgtgagggtctggaggccctgggtgtgagggtctgatggccctgggtgtgagggtctggaggccctgggtgtgagggtctgatggccctgggtgtgagggtctggtggccctgggtgtgagggtctgatggccctgggtgtgagggtctggaggccctgagtgtgagggtctggaggccctgggtgtgagggtctgatggccctgggtgtgagggtctgatggccctgggtgtgagggtctggaggccctgggtgtgagggtctggaggccctgtgtgtgagggtctggaggccctgggtgtgagggtctgatggccctgggtgtgagggtctggaggccctgagtgtgagggtctggaggccctgggtgtgagggtctgatggccctgggtgtgagggtctgatgGCCCTGagtgtgagggtctggaggccctgagtgtgagggtctggaggccctgggtgtgagggtctggaggccctgagtgtgagggtctggaggccctgggtgtgagggtctgatggccctgggtgtgagggtctgatggccctgggtgtgagggtctgatggccctgggtgtgagggtctggaggccctgggtgtgagggtctggaggccctgagtgtgagggtctggaggccctgggtgtgagggtccggtggccctgggtgtgagggtctggtgGTCCTGAGTGTGAGGGTCTgatggccctgggtgtgagggtctggtggccctgggtgtgagggtctggtggccctgggtgtgagggtctggaggccctgagtgtgagggtctggaggccctgggtgtgagggtctggtggccctgggtgtgagggtctggaggccctgggtgtgagggtctggaggtCCTGGGTGTGAGGATCTgatggccctgggtgtgagggtctggaggccctgggtgtgagggtctggtgGCCCTGAGTGTGAGGGTCTgatggccctgggtgtgagggtctggaggccctgggtgtgagggtctggtggccctgggtgtgagggtctggaggccctgggtgtgaggatctgatggccctgggtgtgagggtctggtggccctgggtgtgagggtctggaggccctgggtgtgagggtctgatggccctgggtgtgagggtctggaggcccTGAGTGTGAGGGTCTgatggccctgggtgtgagggtctgatggccctgggtgtgagggtctggaggcccTGAGTGTGAGGGTCTgatggccctgggtgtgagggtctgatggccctgggtgtgagggtctggtggccctgggtgtgagggtctggtgGCCCTGagtgtgagggtctggaggccctgggtgtgagggtctgatggccctgggtgtgagggtctggtggccctgggtgtgagggtctggaggccctgagtgtgagggtctggtggccctgggtgtgagggtctggaggccctgggtgtgagggtctgatggccctgggtgtgagggtctgatggccctgggtgtgagggtctggaggccctgggtgtgagggtctgatggccctgggtgtgagggtctggaggccctgagtgtgagggtctggtggccctgggtgtgagggtctggaggccctgggtgtgagggtctggaggccctgggtgtgagggtctggtggccctgggtgtgagggtctggtgGCCGTGGGTGCCTCTGTTTGTCAGGTCCCACACCAACTGGGCTTTGCAGGTGCTGCTAGAAGAGGAAAGTGCTGAGAAGCGTCTCCAGTTTGAGCTGTGGCAGAAAGCCATGTGTGTCATCACCGAACTGAGGTACCTCACCACCCCTCATGGGCACACCTGAAGTCCTCGTCCATCTGTACGAGGCCTCCTGGCACCGCTCCCAGCACCAGTATCCAAGCggttcccctctctctctctgcagttcCTTTGAGAGAGTGCTGGAGGGCCAGGAGAAACTCCTGCTGGAAATCTGCCTCACAACTCTCTTGTCCGTCTCTCTGAAAGCCAAGAAGTTCTTGCAGGTAGAATCCACCCTTGAACGCTTCACCTTGGTAAGTGCTGAGGGAGCTACAGGAGCCTCCAGGCCCTCTGAGCTCCTCCCTGGCCACCCCATGCTGTGATACCACCAGAGGTCCAAGGCAGGggctcagctttgctttcccatcctcatcccttcATCCTCTTCTCATGTCCTGGTCAGCTCCACAGGATGTTCTGCACACAACcttaccacaactctttgtcCTCTTTGCAGACTCTGGAAACCTTGGATGTGATGATGGAGAAGTTGGTGGGCATCATTCCAGTCAATAGACTCggtcaggagctgcagagcatcTTCCAGGTCTGCATCTGCAGGGAGGGGCTGCTCATCACCCTGGGGGAAGGGGGTGTCCACTCTGGAGTCGATGGTCCCCACCTCAGTGCCAGGAGGAGACAGTGCCTCAAGGGGGGTTCTCAGCTCCTCGAGGAACCAGGGAATGCCCACCGGGCTCTTCTGGAGCACAGAAGGTGGCATCTGCCTTCTTGCTTGGCCACAGAGTTGGCCCCGTAGGATATGTCTCACCACCCAGGGCCCCCAGACCCTCGCCTTCCAGGGTCTCCAGATCCTCATAGCATCGTAtaatcattgaggttggagaagacctttaagctcatccagtccaaccatccGCCCAAGTTTGCAAGGTCTCCTAGGGCAGGGTCCCCACAGAGAGCACAGGAAGTCTCCATGGCGTGGGCGAGTCCAGCCCAGGAGCTCAGCAGTGTTGCTTCTGCTGGAGGAGGACTCTGCTCTGAGAGCTCACTGGGaccttctctcttcccagacCCTTCTGGAGCTCATGAACTCCAACAGATCAGTTGTGCGCGAGAGGGCCCTGGGCAGGATCAGGAAGCTCATTCGCCTGCTGACCAATAAGCCCAAGCTGCAGGTTAGGAGCGAGGAGGCCTCCAGCCCGGCCATGTCCCCTCCCTACCCACCAGAGTGGCCAAAGGTCTCCCTGCGTGGAGCTCCTGCCCACTTGGCTGCTCTGGGAGCTGGAGCCGGCATCGTCCGGCAAAGCCTTCACTCTCCAGGGATGCAGCCCTTAATCCTCCCGCTCTTCTGCCTCTGTCATCCAGGTCCAGAACAAAGAGCCAAGGCCCACGGACAGCCCCACCAGCTTTGAAGAGCTGCAGATCCCCATCCTGGGCCAACTCCTTGGTCACCTCTTCGTTTTCCCACATTCTATGGCAAGGAAAAAAGTTCTGGCTTCGGAAACCCTTTATCCTCTCTATGACCTCCTCAGCAATCAAGAAAGTAAGAGACGTTGTGGTGGGCTTCATCTCTCCACACCCACATCTCCTGAtagctctgcttctgcttcattAGATCTTAAGgatggtgatgatagggttgaCCTTGCTGGCCACCTACTTTGTCCTATTGAcccttctgccttttccctgcttcttcagGCAGGTCAACGGCAAGGAATGAAGGAGAACAGATCCAGAACGACCTTGAGGACACCACTATGGTGGATTGGCTCTCCACCAGAGAACTTTGCAGGGTAAGGAGCTTCTCCGTTGCTGGGACTTCCGTCTGAGGCATTGACTTGGAGGGGCAAAGGTGTGGAGACTCAGTGGGGCAAGCGTGGCCTCGCTGTGCCTGCTGAGAAGGTTCCTGCTGTCCCCAAGCAAGGCTGCACTCCAGGGTGCCAGCAGGACCTCCAGCCCCCTGGCCAAGGCCTGGATTTCTTGAGGGTCACCCACTGCACCCATGAGCCTAACACTTTCCCGTGGGTGTTGCCTCCAAGGCTCCCGCTGAGAcacctcttccctcccttccttcctctagAGATTTGCAGGACACCTGCATGCTGTGGAGAAGACCGACGTCGTCTGCGTGGCCATCAATGCCTTGAAAGAGTCCAGCGTCTTAGACAAAGAGTCGGCGAGGAACGTGTTGGACGTGGCCATGAGTGCCCCCAAGTGTTGGCTGGTGGATGTAAGTGGCCTGGGGCTGGATGGCCCAACCCTTGAGCCTCACCAGACCTTCtacctccatccctccctcctaaACGCAGGCGTCTTGGGCACCTGTAGCCACCTGAAGCCAGCAGAGAGGGATGGAGCTGAGGAGatggctgctccatcctcaCCTGTGTCCCCTCCAGGTGCCCAACATCGTAAAATGCATCCATGGAAATGTTGAAGGCATCAAAATGGAATCAGCCCGGCAGAGCATGGGGgaccttctgctcctcctgaCCAAGAAACACCTTACCGAAGTGGTCTCAGTGCTAATGAAGATCGCTCCACCGAGTGACAGGTCCTGGCCCTGACAGCCTGGAGGGTTGTCCAGTGTGggagagggacacggggacccTTTGGTTGCCACAGCCAAGGAATCGAGAAGGACAAGTGTGGGGAGTAGggccctccttcccaccaccttTGGTCTTTGGCCTTTGGCCTTTGGTCAATGCTCTCAGACACACGGGGTTGGTTTtagggttgtcctgtgcagggacaggagccgGAACTTGGTGACCCTTCttggccccttccaactcaaggcATTCCGTGGTTCGAtggttttggggttgtcctgtgtagggacaggagttgggcttgatgaccCTTCTGGGTCCCTTTGAACTCTGGACATTGCACCATCCACCAcgctcctcccagccccacaacgAACCCCCtcttgctcctctcctgctgcccaggccaCCCCAGCCAAGGTCCAAGGTCCCCAGGCCATGCTGTGGTGGCTAAGGCTGGCCTGCTGATGGAGCTCTTCACCTTGCAGTTCTGCAGTGCCCATGTGGGAGATGATGTTCTCCGACCCCCAAATTATAGAGAAGGTCTTGATGGAGGTGTTCAGGTGGCACCAGGCAAAACACGATAGGATCCTTTGCATGCTGCCTGAGGACACCGGCATCCTTCAGCTGATGGTGAGTTACCACCCAAAGCCCTGGTGGCCTTGGCCTCAGCTGCTGGTGGAACCCAGAGCTGTACGGTCCCTGCTGTATTTCTTCCAGGTCCTGGCCTGCAAGGACTTTAAAAATGAGAACTTGGAGGAACTCTGCAAATTCTGGAGATTCCTGAGGCGCCCAAACCCAGCCTTGCACCCACTGGTTCTCCAAGGACTCATGACGCTCTCTCAGAGAGCTGAGACGGTGAGCACGGCGTGGGCAAAGGTGGTGGCTTGGCCTTGGCTGGAGTTGGGTGGTGGGGTGATGGCCCCAAGCGCCATGCCTGCCATGGTGGCCacctgggcagctttccaggcatGGAGCTTTTCCCAACAAGGCAATTCTCTTCTTCCCGCAGGCAAGAAGGATGAAGATCCTCCTGCCAGACATGACTGAGGACCTGCAGGACAGCAACGGAGATGTCATTAGGAAGGCCCTGGTGATCCTCCAAAACATGATGGATCACCTAAAGAAGAAGGAGACCAGTTCCATCGCcgtgcagctgctggagaagctgctgcccCTCTTTCATCACGTAAGGCTGATGGGAGAGCCTGAGCCCCGCAGTTGGGCACCAGGCATGGACAACCGCAGCACCTGGAGCAGGGGTTCTTCTTGCCTTCCTCCCTTGGGTTTTGCAGCTCAGGTTCTccctgagagcagctctgagggcTCCTGCTTCCCGAGCTGCACTGGGGAACAGGACCAGGTCTTCTCCCCAGGCAGCGTGGCCAGGAATGTGAGGCCCGTAGGCATTGCTGAGGACCAGCCCGGTCTCCTCCTCAGCCCATTTTGGTGGGAACTCATCCCTTACATGGCTGGTGGAGCTGGTAAGGAGCACTGGGTGGTCAGGAGAACCCGTTGAGGGGCCTTTGACAAGTTTTGAGGCCATTCAGTGAGTTGCCCCACACCTCCAGTGACCAAATCCAAGCCTGGAGCATCTCCCCACCCATCAGCCATGATGACGCTCCTGCTCACCGCGGGCAAAGCGATATTGGTTCTGAAGTCCTGTGAGGGGATTGAGATTCGGACTCCTGAACTTGTGTTAACAGAAGACCCTTTATGAtcaaagcagctgctttcaCACAGCTCTGCTAAATCTCAAAAAACACGGCGTTAtctgattggttacaaacaatTGTCCCCGCGCTCAAACTTCCAAACAACCGGGCAATGGGTGACTGATCCCTCGCTGTTCCCGCGCAGTCCCAACGCCTTCTTTGGGCAACGGAAGGCTACAATTGTCTCGTTGGTTCTTCCATTTACGGTACCCATCGTAGGTGCTTTCCTGGCAATGTTCCTCTGTTGTCCACTTCTTCTCTAAGGTCGCTCACGGGCACTCTCCAGCTCGGCCGATCCGGACACTGGTGCCGAGGGAAGAACTCCCCACATTCCTGGTGTCTTTCTCCCTTCCAGGAGCTCAGCCAGGTGAGAGAACAAGCCGTCAGGCTCTTCACCAGGCAGCTGAAGTGCGTGATGAGGAACCACAAGAAGATGATGACGGAGAAAGTGCGAACTGCCCTCTTGCCGCTCTTCTCTCACCTATGCGACCCAACGCCGAGCGTGGCCAAGGTACAGATCTCAAAGCGGAGCTGTGGCACAGGGAAGAGACTCCCAGGCACTTGAGCCAGGGCACATCCCACCTTCCTAAGGCCACCATTGCCCCACCAACACGCCAAAAGGAGGAGGACGCACAGTCTCCTTGCCCGGGCTGTGATGCCATCTCCCACCTTCTGCTGCTCCACAGGCCTCCCAGGAAGGTCTCCTGGCTGCAGCCAAGTTCCTGGGCTGGAAACTGCCTGAAGAGCTCGTCCAGGCAAAGCTGCAATGGAACACTGCAGAGTGCTTGGTGAGAAGATCCCCTAAACCCCAGGCCCCAGGCTGGACGAGGGCTGCCCCACATGTCTGGGCTGTGGGTCTCACCCACCTtgctccagcctggagaagcatCCTTGCTCCCTGTCCTCAAGAACAGAGCCCCCAAGGGCTCTTCTTCACCCTCTATGGAGGGAGAGCTCCCAGAACGGGAGATACTGGGAGCAGAGACTGGTGTGgccagctggggagggactgggacatCCCCATAGCTTTGTGGTCTCTCCAGATGAAGCAGGACAAGAAGAGGGCTGAGGACTACATCAACCAGAGCCTGCGGTACCTGGATGCTCCTCAGGATGCTGTGCGAGAGGCAGCTGTGATGTTCCTTGGTGAGCCACCACCCCTCGATTCCTCTTTGGGGACACCCTGGCCCCAGTTCCCACCACGGCACTGGGGAGCAAGGGGGATCTGATGGAGCTCTGTCCCCAGCGGTTGCTGCTCGGCCTTTGAAGGACACCAACCCAGAGAAGATGGCAGAGATCTACAGGGGTAAGGAGGGGCAAGGTTGGGTTGGCCGGGGCTGGTGGGACAGGGAATGGGGTTCTACCATGCCAGGTCCTGCTCCGGGGAAGCCTGTGAGGGGCAGTTGGGGCATTCCTGCCCAACAGCTGTCTTCTGGATGGGCTTGGTGGGATCTGGAGGGGATGCTCGGAGGTCTCTGTAGACACAGGGCTTcatctcagctctgcttttctccatctcAGCCCTTCAGCCCCTCAAAACAGACCCCTCAACCTCAGTCTGTAACGTGACAATTCAGGCCATGCTCACGCTGGGCCCTCGAAGCAAGGACCGAAGGAAAGAAACCCTTCTACAAAGGGTCTTCTGCTGCCGGTGCTGAGCCAGGCTGAGGGGCAGCGTTCCTCAGGAaccttagaatcatggaacggttgGGTTGGAAGTGTGAAGAGTGTAGATGTCATTCGAAACGCGGTGTAATGCCTGTTGGGGGCACAACAGGGAAAACAGCGTTACAGACGATAGGGAAAAAGGCCTTCTGGGATGATTCGGAGCGTGAGTAAAGGTCAGGACCTCCGaaggaggcatggaacaatagcaggacaTCTTGCGGATTAACTCGATGGCGATCATGAAGAACGCGTTGTGCGAGAAACGGAGCTCCAAGCGCGGGAGTGAAGatagggaagaagaaaggaaaattgccTCAAAGGGAATTAAGGAATTAAGCCTTGAGAAAATGCCACATCGACAATATCGATGAAGTGGCAGATGTTTATTCCTCATCTTACATTAAAGAGAAGATAGAGGAAAAACGCTATCTTGGAATTTTTGATATACATAATAAAATTCAAACTATCCTTACGCTGTGTTTTTGTGATTACCTTCGGCAATGTCATAATTTCACTTACAGACATAGTTTCGGACGTAATGTCACACGTAGAGAGTAGATAACGTCAATACAAATTGTGCAgtgaatttcacagaatcacagaatcaccaggttggaaaggacccactggatcatggagtccaaccattcctaacactcccttaaaccatgtccctcagcacttcatccacccgttccttaaacacctccagggaaggcgactcccccctccctgggcagctgttccagtgcccgatgactctgtctgtgaagaatttttttctgatatccaacctgaccctcccctgacggagcttcaggccattccctcttgtcctgtcccctgtcccttgggagaagagcccagctccctcctctccacaacctcctttcaggtagttgtagagagtaataaggtctcccctcagcctcctcttctccaggctaaacaaccccagctctctcagccgctcctcataagacttgttctccagccccctcaccagctttgttgctcttctctggacacgctccagagcctcaacatccttcttgtggtgaggggcccagaactgaacacagtattcgaggtgcagtctcaccagtgccgagtacagagggagaataacctccctgttcctgctggtgaccccatttctgatccaagccaagatgccgttggccttcttggccacctgggcacactgctggctcatattcagtcggctgtcaaccagcacccccaggtccttctcttccgtgcagctctccagccattcttcccccagtctgtagcgctgcatagggttgttgtgccccaagtgcaggacccggcatttggcctcgttgaacctcatcccattggtctcatcccatccatccaccccgttcagatccctttggagcctccccaccctccgGCAGATTCGCGTATCCATAACcaggtttttttctatatatatttgCGGTGAACATAGATTTCTAAAGCTAATCCTCTCTTTATGCATTTTCCTTCGAAAGAAAAAGGCACTCATGGGATTCCTCGTATCGAGTCTCGGTTGAGGTTATTTCTCTGATGAACCATTTGacttttacaggaaaataaagaggaatgaTTTTCACAATCAGTGCTGAAAtagggggaggaggagagttGTATTCTGGAGAGTAATGGAAAATTTTTTTGAGGGaaggatttctttaaaatattttgaattttcagcAGACGGTGAGACTTTAAAAGGGTAATAGAGTgctttaatatatatatatatatatataaaatatatatataatatatatataatatatatataatatatatatataatattatatatattattattaagGATATATATATCTCCATAAGTGTTTTTAGATCTCACAGAGATATCACATTGGTAATTATTTGTATCATTTGACCGCTCAACTAAGTCACTGCTGACAGTAAGATTGTGCATCTAATCCCAACCCTAACCCTGACCCTGACCCCAACTCTAACCCTAATGACGCTGACCCCGaccccaaccctaaccctaatgaccctgaCCccgaccctaaccctaatgaccctgaCCCCGaccccaaccctaaccctaatgaccctgaCCccgaccctaaccctaatgaccctgaCCCCGaccccaaccctaaccctaatgaccctgaccctgaccccaaccctaaccctaatgaccctgaccccaaccctaaccctaatgaccccGACCCCGaccccaaccctaaccctaatgaccctgaCCccgaccctaaccctaatgaccctgaccctgaccccaaccctaaccctaatgaccctgaccccaaccctaaccctaatgaccctgaCCccgaccctaaccctaatgaccctgaCCCCGaccccaaccctaaccctaatgaccctgaCCccgaccctaaccctaatgaccccGACCCCGaccccaaccctaaccctaatgaccctgaccccaaccctaaccctaatgaccccGACCCCGaccccaaccctaaccctaatgaccctgaCCccgaccctaaccctaatgaccctgaccctgaccccaaccctaaccctaatgaccctgaccccaaccctaaccctaatgaccccGACCCCGaccccaaccctaaccctaatgaccctgaCCccgaccctaaccctaatgaccctgaCCCCGACCCCAACCCTAATCCTAATGACCCTGaccccaaccctaaccctaatgaccctgaccctgaccccaaccctaaccctaatgaccctgaCCCCGaccccaaccctaaccctaacccaaccAAGATCCCTTTAGGGGCTCCAGGGACCATCCAGGAACTCCTACAACCACTCCAGGACACGCTCGACCCCTCTAGGGGACCCCGGACAGTTCTAAGACCCTTTTAACGATCCCCGGGACCCATTTAGGCCCCTCTAGAACCCCTCTAGATACCCCCAGAACCCTCATAGAGACATCTTGGATGCTTCTAGGACTACCGGGACCCCTTTAGGAACCCCCAGGGCCAATCTACGTACTCCCAACACCCCTGAAGGAACCCACTGAGACCCCTCTACAGCCGGCCAGGACCTCTTTAGTTACACCCACGACCTCTCTatgccccccaggacccctatAGGACCACCAGGAGCAGTTCAGGACTACCAGAACACCTCTAGAATGCCTAGGAGCCCTCtagagcaccccaaaacccttcaaGGGACAACCATGAGACCCAGGAGGCTCTCAGTACCCCCTAaatccctgtagagagccccaggaaccTCTCAGTAacccctggagccctgtagaaggggttttgggggtcctaagaggatcctggggggctctggaggggtgTTGGATGCCCCAAAGGGCTCCTggagggctctagaggggtGTTGGGGGTACCAAAGGGCTCCTGAGAGGCTCTAGAGTGGAGTTGGGGGTACCAAAGGGCTCCTGAGAGGCTCTAGAGTGGAGTTGGGGGTCTTGGAGaagtcctggaaggccttaaacGGTTGCCATGGAGCTCTAGAGGCATTCAGAGGGTCTCAGGTGGGTCCTAGAAGGcactaaaggggtcccagggggctctaAAGGGGGTCTGGGCGTCTTacaggggtcctggaaggcaCTAAAGTCCTCCCAGGCCATtctagaggggtcctgtggGTCCTAGAAATGTCCTGGAAGGCCTTCAAGGGGTTCCAGGGTTACCTcgaggggttctgggggtcttAGGGTGGTGCTGTGAAGCTCCAGAAGAGTCCTGGAAGGCTTTAAAGGGATCCCATGGAGGATtagaggggtccagagggtcTTTGATGGGTACGAGAAGTGGTTAAAGGTGTCCCAGACAGCTCTAGAGAGGTCGTGGAGGTCCTCTAACCCTAAATCTAATCCAAacactaaccctaaccctaaacctaaccctaaccctaaccctaaccctaaccctaaccctaaccctaaccctaaccctatccctaaccctaaccctaactctaaccataaccctaaccctaaccctaaccctaaccataacccctaaccctaaccctaaccatacacctaaccctaaccatacacctaaccctaaccctaaccctaaccctaaccctaaccctaaccctaaccataACCATACCCCTAACCATAACCCTAACCATAATcataaccctaaccctaatcataaccctaaccctaaccctaaccctaaccctaaccctaaccctaaccctaaccctaaccctaaccctaaccctaaccctaaccctaaccctaaccctaaccctaaccctaaccctaaccataACCATAACgctaaccctaaccctaaccctaaccctaacgctaaccctaaccctaaccctaaccctaacctaaccctaaccctaaccctaaccctaaccctaaccctaaccctaaaccctaaccctaaccctaaccctaaccctaaccataACCATAACcataaccctaaccctaaccctaaccctaaccctaaccctaaccctaaccctaacc includes the following:
- the LOC128850043 gene encoding uncharacterized protein LOC128850043 isoform X2 → MNSNRSVVRERALGRIRKLIRLLTNKPKLQVQNKEPRPTDSPTSFEELQIPILGQLLGHLFVFPHSMARKKVLASETLYPLYDLLSNQESRSTARNEGEQIQNDLEDTTMVDWLSTRELCRRFAGHLHAVEKTDVVCVAINALKESSVLDKESARNVLDVAMSAPKCWLVDVPNIVKCIHGNVEGIKMESARQSMGDLLLLLTKKHLTEVVSVLMKIAPPSDSSAVPMWEMMFSDPQIIEKVLMEVFRWHQAKHDRILCMLPEDTGILQLMVLACKDFKNENLEELCKFWRFLRRPNPALHPLVLQGLMTLSQRAETARRMKILLPDMTEDLQDSNGDVIRKALVILQNMMDHLKKKETSSIAVQLLEKLLPLFHHELSQVREQAVRLFTRQLKCVMRNHKKMMTEKVRTALLPLFSHLCDPTPSVAKASQEGLLAAAKFLGWKLPEELVQAKLQWNTAECLMKQDKKRAEDYINQSLRYLDAPQDAVREAAVMFLAVAARPLKDTNPEKMAEIYRALQPLKTDPSTSVCNVTIQAMLTLGPRSKDRRKETLLQRVFCCRC
- the LOC128850043 gene encoding uncharacterized protein LOC128850043 isoform X1; its protein translation is MNSNRSVVRERALGRIRKLIRLLTNKPKLQVQNKEPRPTDSPTSFEELQIPILGQLLGHLFVFPHSMARKKVLASETLYPLYDLLSNQESRSTARNEGEQIQNDLEDTTMVDWLSTRELCRRFAGHLHAVEKTDVVCVAINALKESSVLDKESARNVLDVAMSAPKCWLVDVPNIVKCIHGNVEGIKMESARQSMGDLLLLLTKKHLTEVVSVLMKIAPPSDSSAVPMWEMMFSDPQIIEKVLMEVFRWHQAKHDRILCMLPEDTGILQLMVLACKDFKNENLEELCKFWRFLRRPNPALHPLVLQGLMTLSQRAETARRMKILLPDMTEDLQDSNGDVIRKALVILQNMMDHLKKKETSSIAVQLLEKLLPLFHHELSQVREQAVRLFTRQLKCVMRNHKKMMTEKVRTALLPLFSHLCDPTPSVAKASQEGLLAAAKFLGWKLPEELVQAKLQWNTAECLMKQDKKRAEDYINQSLRYLDAPQDAVREAAVMFLAVAARPLKDTNPEKMAEIYRGKEGQGWVGRGWWDREWGSTMPGPAPGKPVRGSWGIPAQQLSSGWAWWDLEGMLGGLCRHRASSQLCFSPSQPFSPSKQTPQPQSVT